Proteins found in one Pocillopora verrucosa isolate sample1 chromosome 12, ASM3666991v2, whole genome shotgun sequence genomic segment:
- the LOC131780774 gene encoding protein sidekick-1-like isoform X2, whose amino-acid sequence MAHFNHCFRVAFLAVLFPLTSGACVDLDLGMGSRTIPDSKITASSVQSVSTPAKNGRLNFTSGSSWCAGTSDTNPYLQIDLQTLHIICAVSTQGNSQADQWVKNYMLQLSTNGTTWTDYMEFSGQVKVLEGNKDRNSNVKHVLYGVLTRYLRFLPQKHQGEVCMRTEVFGVKQKPTCDSQAIGLASGGRIPDNSFSASSIFAPPYAAKYGRLNGRGAWEPRTTTDRTDYLQIDLLYEYVICAVATQGNPPIRSSAQEWTTEYKLRFSLNGTIFLPYKENKLDKAFPGNSGKTDTVKNSLKEFASAKFIRFLPTKYNRFKALRVEAYGILFTKVPSKPPTAFKLTARSSTSITASWQSPPVFARHGRKITGFKLFYKKKGGGSATALLIGSGSILSRNVTGLDKFMEYEFQVLALTSDGDGPKSPVEVERTKEAAPSKAPSSFRVTAVTSTIITASWQLPPADSRNGIIIGFKLFYKKRGSGGQATTLTIKNGTALSKDVAGLDIYTEYEFEVLAFTSVGDGPRSSPLVVVRTTKDGCVEFSLGMEDGRILDTGINASSSSTLAKNGRLNYTSGSSWCAGTSDTNPYLQIDLQTLHIICAVSTQGNLKADQWVKSYTLQLSTDGTTWTDYTELGGQVKVLVGNDDKNSEVKHVVYGILTRYLRFRPQTHQGGVCMRIEVFGVKQKPTCDSQAIGLASGGRIPDDSFSASSIFIPRYAAKYGRLNGRRAWEPKTTTDPTDYLQIDLLYEYVICAVATQGNPPTQSASAQEWTTEYKLRFSLNGTTFLPYKGNKLDKAFPGNSGKTDTVKNSLKEFASAKFIRFLPTKYNVFKALRVEAYGILFTKVPSQPPTAFKLTATSSISIAASWQLPPAYARHATVIGFKVFYTKKVSGVSVTILTIKGESTLSKNVTGLDKYTEYEFQVLAFTSDGDGPKSSVEVERTMEDVPSQPPSNFMVNATSSTSVGASWQLPAENSRNGIIKGFKFFYKKKSSSVPGTVLSINSESTLNRNVTGLDKYTEYEFQVLAFTSTGDGPKSSVVVKRTKEDVPSKPPSYFNLTASSSTSITASWQLPPKTSRNGIIKGFKLFYQKKGSAGSELMRHITDQAKRLEEVTSLDKFTEYEFKILAFTSVGDGPKSSILTERTKEDAHSLAPTKFSVSASSSTSITASWLLPPVNSRHGIIKGFKLFYKRNGSSDSATSLNIRGGATQSKIVTGLDKYTEYELQVLAFTSAGDGPKSPSQVVRTREDAPDAPTSLSYTDLSPSKSHGPRITLTWSEPAEPNGVIRSYTLFYSHDGVAPREISGIGKDALTHTVDVLGGVTYQFNVRAVTIKPGKNATKTLTTKEYEPSRGPADISSSAVSSEKFNITWLGLLRDVAYGIIINYEVRLSVVENCTEIKSFYDSTINTTTTYVIVTGLSLCAKYEVSVRGYTAEGPGPYSNPVMVQTLAVVWSKETPSSPSFSANSDEGGISVKVTLPRFPGNARFFQVIIITYGSNYTGAVNPPGRFTTQDMMTYEEAHKSTVPAAYVAFQFGGNDFDNNRDFVVGDGAESSSKERSKRSSGDQFYYNKPLQPNTNYKVFLRAFYSETVYVSSNFVNIDTKGLPKTIITEIGELAVLTCEVSGDAKASVTWTKDGLGSIPRAQFENNGKILIIRDVVPGDSGVYECNAMNMFGESRTATTVIVAVPPIIIEEISPSSVMCAKQTPCLLSCQATSYIPFNYSWTKDGQVPTGDGIKLMNNSIIVTPRNAQDYGQYVCHATNSFGSTEYKITLLSLKDNEDDGGKCSQDDTQSIFLASVIAFSCIVVVLLIIICGLIWQRRRAVPSRRTQGNEKVDFDGVKSSTDQQLRDQHASDPDLYMELKPRPSNQESHVPSEYQSLQEEPENPGYYNMVLQKENGVKQNEEVYEELC is encoded by the exons ATGGCGCACTTTAATCATTGTTTCCGGGTAGCTTTTCTCGCTGTACTTTTTCCACTGACTTCAG GAGCCTGTGTTGATTTAGATCTTGGAATGGGAAGTAGAACTATTCCAGATAGTAAAATAACTGCTTCTTCAGTACAAAGTGTCAGCACACCAGCAAAGAATGGTAGACTGAACTTCACATCAGGTTCATCATGGTGTGCAGGAACAAGTGACACTAACCCCTATCTACAGATTGATCTACAGACACTTCATATCATCTGTGCTGTGTCTACTCAAGGGAATTCTCAAGCAGATCAGTGGGTGAAGAACTACATGCTACAATTATCTACAAATGGGACAACTTGGACAGACTATATGGAATTCAGTGGGCAGGTTAAG GTTTTAGAGGGAAATAAGGATAGAAACTCAAATGTCAAACATGTTCTATATGGAGTGTTGACAAGATATTTGCGATTCCTGCCACAAAAACACCAGGGGGAGGTGTGTATGAGAACAGAGGTGTTTGGAGTGAAACAGAAGCCAA CGTGTGATTCACAGGCAATTGGTTTGGCCAGTGGTGGCAGAATTCCAGATAACAGCTTCTCAGCCAGTTCAATATTTGCTCCCCCATATGCAGCTAAATATGGTCGTCTTAATGGAAGAGGGGCATGGGAACCTAGGACTACTACTGATCGTACTGACTACCTACAAATTGACCTTCTCTATGAGTATGTTATCTGTGCTGTTGCTACTCAAGGAAATCCACCAATCCGATCAAGTGCCCAAGAATGGACCACAGAGTACAAACTGAGATTTTCACTCAACGGTACCATCTTTCTCCCCTATAAGGAAAACAAACTTGACAAG GCCTTTCCAGGAAATTCAGGAAAAACTGACACAGTGAAAAACAGTCTAAAGGAATTTGCAAGTGCAAAGTTTATACGCTTTTTGCCAACAAAGTATAATAGGTTCAAGGCTTTGAGAGTGGAGGCTTATGGAATACTTTTcactaaag TTCCATCAAAACCTCCTACTGCCTTCAAGTTGACTGCAAGATCTTCTACCAGCATTACAGCTTCCTGGCAATCACCACCAGTCTTTGCCAGACatggaagaaaaataacagGTTTTAAACTgttctacaaaaagaaaggtGGTGGGTCAGCAACAGCATTGTTAATTGGCAGTGGATCAATATTAAGTAGAAATGTCACTGGGCTTGATAAGTTCATGGAATATGAATTTCAGGTGTTGGCACTCACTTCTGatggtgatggaccaaagagCCCTGTTGAGGTGGAGAGAACAAAGGAAGCTG CTCCATCAAAAGCCCCAAGCAGCTTCAGGGTGACTGCAGTTACTTCTACAATTATTACAGCATCCTGGCAGTTACCACCAGCAGACTCCAGAAATGGAATAATTATaggattcaaattgttttacaaaaagagAGGGTCTGGTGGACAAGCAACCACCTTGACCATTAAGAATGGAACAGCATTAAGTAAAGATGTTGCTGGGCTTGATATttacacagaatatgaatttgaaGTGTTGGCCTTTACTTCAGTTGGTGATGGACCAAGGAGTTCTCCTTTAGTGGTGGTGAGAACCACGAAAGATG gtTGTGTTGAGTTCAGTCTTGGCATGGAAGATGGAAGAATTCTAGACACTGGAATAAATGCTTCGTCTTCTAGCACACTAGCTAAGAATGGTCGACTAAACTACACATCAGGATCATCATGGTGTGCAGGAACAAGTGACACTAATCCATATCTACAGATTGATCTACAAACACTTCATATCATCTGTGCTGTGTCTACTCAAGGGAATTTGAAAGCAGATCAGTGGGTGAAGAGTTACACACTGCAATTATCTACAGATGGGACAACTTGGACAGACTATACGGAATTAGGTGGACAGGTTAAG gTTCTGGTAggaaatgatgacaaaaactcAGAAGTGAAGCATGTTGTTTATGGAATATTGACTAGGTATCTGCGATTCCGGCCACAAACTCACCAGGGAGGGGTGTGTATGAGAATAGAGGTGTTTGGGGTGAAACAAAAGCCAA CATGTGATTCACAAGCAATTGGTTTGGCCAGTGGTGGTAGAATTCCAGATGACAGCTTCTCAGCCAGTTCAATATTTATTCCCAGATATGCAGCTAAATATGGTCGTCTTAATGGAAGACGGGCATGGGAACCTAAGACTACTACTGATCCTACTGACTACCTACAAATTGACCTTCTCTATGAGTATGTTATCTGTGCTGTTGCTACTCAAGGAAATCCACCAACCCAATCAGCAAGTGCTCAAGAATGGACCACAGAGTACAAACTGAGATTTTCACTCAACGGTACCACCTTTCTCCCTTATAAAGGAAACAAACTTGACAAG GCCTTTCCAGGAAATTCAGGAAAAACTGACACAGTGAAAAACAGTCTAAAGGAATTTGCAAGTGCAAAGTTTATACGCTTTTTGCCAACAAAGTATAATGTGTTCAAGGCTTTGAGAGTGGAGGCTTATGGAATACTTTTcactaaag ttCCATCACAGCCTCCTACTGCCTTCAAGCTGACTGCAACGTCTTCCATCAGCATTGCAGCTTCCTGGCAGTTACCACCAGCCTATGCCAGACATGCAACTGTCATAGGGTTTAAAGTGTTTTACACAAAGAAGGTTTCGGGTGTGTCAGTAACAATCTTGACTATAAAAGGGGAatcaacattgagcaaaaatgTCACAGGGCTTGATaagtacacagaatatgaatttcaagtccTGGCTTTTACTTCTGatggtgatggaccaaagagtTCTGTTGAGGTAGAAAGGACAATGGAAGATG TTCCTTCACAACCTCCATCTAACTTCATGGTCAATGCAACCTCTTCCACCAGTGTTGGAGCATCCTGGCAGTTACCAGCAGAAAATTCTAGAAATGGAATAATCAaaggatttaaatttttttacaaaaagaaaagctCTTCAGTGCCAGGAACCGTCCTTTCAATCAATAGTGAATCAACGTTAAACAGAAATGTCACTGGTCTTGATaagtacacagaatatgaatttcaagtgttggcctttACTTCTActggtgatggaccaaagagCTCTGTGGTTGTTAAGAGAACAAAAGAGGATG TTCCTTCAAAGCCTCCGAGTTACTTTAATCTGACTGCATCCTCTTCTACTAGTATTACAGCATCTTGGCAGTTACCCCCAAAAACGTCCAGAAATGGAATAATCAAaggatttaaattgttttatcaaaagAAAGGCTCTGCTGGGTCAGAATTGATGCGGCATATAACAGATCAGGCAAAGCGCCTCGAAGAAGTCACTAGTCTTGACAAGttcacagaatatgaatttaaaatactGGCTTTCACTTCTgttggtgatggaccaaagagtTCCATTTTAACTgaaagaacaaaagaagatg CTCATTCACTAGCTCCCACAAAGTTCAGTGTCTCTGCAAGCTCCTCTACCAGTATCACAGCATCCTGGCTCTTACCACCAGTAAACTCTAGACATGGCATCATCAAAGGGTTTAAATTATTCTACAAAAGGAATGGCTCCTCCGATTCGGCAACCTCCTTGAATATTCGTGGAGGAGCTACACAAAGTAAAATTGTGACTGGACTTGATAAATACACAGAGTATGAATTACAGGTGTTGGCCTTTACCTCTGCTGGAGATGGCCCAAAGAGTCCCTCTCAGGTGGTGAGAACAAGAGAAGATG CGCCTGATGCACCCACCTCCTTGTCATATACTGATCTATCACCAAGCAAATCACATGGTCCAAGAATAACCCTAACCTGGAGTGAGCCTGCAGAACCAAATGGAGTTATCAGAAGTTACACTTTATTTTATAGTCACGATGGAGTTGCACCAAGAGAGATTTCTGGAATAGGAAAAGATGCATTAACTCACACAGTCGATGTGTTAGGTGGAGTGACTTATCAATTTAATGTTAGAGCTGTTACTATTAAACCTGGAAAAAATGCCACGAAAACATTAACTACCAAGGAATACG aGCCCAGTCGTGGACCAGCAGACATATCTTCCTCTGCAGTGAGCTCTGAAAAATTCAATATAACTTGGCTTGGACTACTAAGAGACGTAGCCTATGGCATTATCATAAACTATGAAGTCAGGCTCAGTGTAGTAGAAAACTGTACAGAGATCAAATCTTTCTATGATTCAACCATTAACACGACCACTACTTATGTTATCGTGACTGGACTCTCTTTGTGTGCCAAGTATGAGGTGTCTGTTAGAGGCTACACTGCTGAGGGGCCTGGACCCTACAGCAACCCTGTAATGGTGCAGACATTGG CTGTGGTTTGGTCTAAAGAAACGCCATCTTCGCCTTCTTTTTCTGCAAATTCAGATGAAGGAGGAATTTCAGTGAAAGTCACGCTTCCACGTTTTCCTGGAAATGCGAG GTTTTTCCAAGTTATCATCATTACATATGGCTCAAACTATACTGGTGCTGTTAACCCACCGGGAAGATTTACAACACAAGACATGATGACGTATGAAGAAGCGCACAAATCTACCGTTCCTGCTGCTTATGTCGCTTTTCAGTTTGGAGGAAATGATTTTGATAACAATCGAGATTTTGTTGTCGGAGATGGAGCGGAatccagcagtaaagaaaggAGTAAGAGAAGTAGTGGTGATCAGTTTTATTACAACAAACCATTGCAGCCGAATACCAACTACAAAGTGTTCCTCAGGGCTTTTTACTCCGAG ACGGTTTATGTCTCTAGTAACTTTGTAAACATCGACACTAAAg GTCTCCCAAAGACAATCATTACAGAAATTGGCGAACTGGCAGTGTTAACTTGTGAGGTTAGTGGAGACGCTAAGGCTTCTGTTACCTGGACCAAAGATGGACTTGGCAGTATACCTCGCGCTCAGTTCGAGAACAACGGGAAAATACTTATTATAAGAGATGTTGTTCCTGGTGACAGTGGCGTTTATGAGTGTAATGCAATGAATATGTTTGGAGAGAGCCGTACAGCTACGACAGTCATTGTCGCTG TACCACCCATAATTATCGAAGAAATTTCCCCTTCTTCAGTGATGTGTGCAAAGCAAACTCCGTGTTTGCTCTCATGTCAAGCAACAAGCTATATTCCGTTTAACTACTCTTGGACGAAAGATGGCCAGGTTCCAACTGGCGATGGCATCAAGTTAATGAATAACAGTATCATTGTCACGCCACGGAATGCACAAGATTATGGGCAGTATGTGTGTCACGCTACAAACAGCTTTGGTTCAACAGAGTATAAAATCACTCTGCTTTCTCTTAAGGATAATGAAGATGATGGCGGTAAATGCTCTCAAGACG ATACACAAAGCATCTTCCTTGCAAGTGTAATCGCATTTTCTTGTATTGTGGTCGTGTTGCTCATTATAATTTGTGGGCTGATATGGCAGCGGAGACGAGCTGTTCCTAGTAGGAGGACACAGGGTAACGAAAAAGTTGACTTTGATGGCGTCAAATCTTCAACTGATCAACAGCTACGTGATCAGCACGCTTCAGACCCAGATTTATACATGGAACTCAAACCCAGGCCTTCGAACCAGGAGTCTCATGTTCCTTCTGAGTATCAGTCGTTACAGGAAGAACCCGAGAACCCCGGATATTACAATATGGTgcttcagaaagaaaatggcgtgaaacaaaatgaagaagTGTATGAGGAATTATGCTAA